A region from the Fundidesulfovibrio putealis DSM 16056 genome encodes:
- the ppnP gene encoding pyrimidine/purine nucleoside phosphorylase, with the protein MSSPEFFENVKAKAVANVFFQGNVVSHSIWDASGVRRSLGVCQPGTYTFTTGDPEIMEITAGNVRAKVDGEDEWGVYGPGQAFHVPANTSFEMVVEDGVAQYICTFG; encoded by the coding sequence ATGAGCTCTCCCGAATTCTTCGAAAACGTCAAAGCCAAGGCCGTGGCCAACGTCTTTTTCCAGGGCAACGTGGTGAGCCACTCCATCTGGGACGCTTCCGGCGTGCGCCGCTCCCTGGGCGTGTGCCAGCCCGGCACCTACACCTTCACCACCGGCGACCCCGAGATCATGGAGATCACCGCCGGGAACGTGCGGGCCAAGGTGGACGGCGAGGACGAATGGGGCGTGTACGGTCCCGGCCAGGCCTTCCACGTTCCGGCCAACACCTCCTTCGAGATGGTGGTGGAAGACGGCGTGGCCCAGTACATCTGCACCTTCGGCTAA
- a CDS encoding type VI secretion system Vgr family protein yields the protein MNNQEAHFTFSVSTLEPDTFHVVRFTGAEGLSRLYQFDLTLLSENASVDFGKALSGTAKFTIKRQEGGDLVWHGILRDFQQLQMADKHVIYRAVLVPKAWQLTLTRHNQIFLDQDVTQNISQCLTDGGLSQGLDFELSASHSYDKREYVCQYNETHFNFASRWMERNGFYFFFDQSGQQEKLEITDSLNVHNPHPGGDTLTYAEQSGLDADIVGKAAKNFRCEQRRLPKEVLLKDYNYQTPSLDIQGKALVSQSGSGTVYTHGGHLRTVSEATSLADLRAQGFKCREQVFFGESNAPFLQPGYVATLEKHYRDSFNQKYLLIEVKHEGAQESWLVSGMGAAGLGDRLFYRNAFAAIPAGVQFRSEITTPKPLIDGALKAVIDAEGSGQYAELDDQGRYKVIMPFDLSGRNEGHASTWLRMIQPYAGQNHGMHFPLHKGTEVAVIHYEGDPDQPVIAGAVPNPETPSMVTSGNQTMANITSAGGNLIHIQDQQGSERILLHSTAKGDYIRIGAHNDPASFSDVMSEMANDGINLTTPQWFNVKAEFANQIVLADNTQTTLGVYSCNAIGANITFIVGMSITTNCAVHTEFSPVWKEMRASVQEAATQKDQIYADLLVTVGQHTTTIGQHDQTIGQHTVTIGQHDNTIGQHTATIGQHDQTIGQHTVTIGQHDQTIGQHTLTIGQHDQTIGQHTLTIGQHDQTIGQHTVTIGELEQNAGEITSMAADVSNLWGVVNVVAGEVGFV from the coding sequence ATGAACAACCAGGAAGCCCACTTCACCTTCTCGGTCTCCACCCTGGAGCCGGACACCTTCCACGTGGTGCGCTTCACGGGCGCCGAGGGCCTGTCGCGCCTGTACCAATTCGATCTGACGCTCTTGTCCGAGAACGCCTCTGTGGATTTCGGCAAGGCGCTCTCCGGCACGGCCAAGTTCACCATCAAGCGCCAGGAAGGCGGCGATCTGGTCTGGCACGGCATCCTGCGGGACTTCCAGCAGTTGCAGATGGCCGACAAGCACGTCATCTACCGGGCCGTGCTGGTGCCCAAGGCCTGGCAGCTCACCCTGACCCGGCACAATCAGATCTTCCTGGACCAGGACGTCACCCAGAACATCAGCCAGTGCCTGACCGACGGGGGGCTGTCCCAGGGGCTGGACTTTGAGCTCTCCGCGTCGCACAGCTACGACAAGCGCGAATACGTCTGTCAGTACAACGAGACCCACTTCAACTTCGCGTCCCGCTGGATGGAGCGCAACGGCTTCTATTTCTTCTTCGACCAGTCCGGCCAGCAGGAGAAGCTCGAAATCACCGACAGCCTGAACGTCCACAACCCGCACCCCGGCGGCGACACCCTGACCTACGCCGAGCAGAGCGGCCTGGACGCGGACATCGTCGGCAAGGCCGCCAAGAACTTCCGCTGCGAACAGCGCCGCCTGCCCAAGGAGGTGCTGCTGAAAGACTACAACTACCAGACCCCGAGCCTGGACATCCAGGGCAAGGCCCTGGTCAGCCAGAGCGGCTCCGGCACCGTGTACACCCACGGCGGGCACCTGCGCACCGTCTCGGAGGCCACGTCCCTGGCCGATCTGCGCGCCCAGGGCTTCAAGTGCCGCGAGCAGGTATTCTTCGGCGAATCAAACGCCCCTTTCCTGCAACCCGGCTACGTGGCCACCCTGGAGAAGCACTACCGCGACAGCTTCAACCAGAAGTACCTGCTGATAGAAGTGAAGCACGAAGGCGCGCAGGAGAGCTGGCTCGTGTCTGGCATGGGGGCGGCGGGACTTGGCGACAGGCTCTTCTACCGCAACGCTTTCGCAGCCATCCCGGCAGGCGTGCAGTTCCGCTCGGAGATCACGACCCCAAAGCCCCTGATCGACGGCGCGCTCAAGGCCGTGATCGACGCCGAAGGCTCCGGCCAGTACGCGGAGCTGGACGACCAGGGCCGCTACAAGGTCATCATGCCCTTCGACCTCTCGGGACGAAACGAAGGGCACGCCTCCACCTGGCTGCGCATGATCCAGCCCTACGCGGGCCAGAACCACGGCATGCACTTCCCGCTGCACAAGGGCACCGAGGTGGCCGTCATCCACTACGAAGGCGACCCGGACCAGCCCGTTATCGCCGGGGCCGTACCCAACCCGGAGACCCCCTCCATGGTGACCAGCGGCAACCAGACCATGGCCAACATCACCTCCGCCGGGGGCAACCTGATCCACATCCAGGACCAGCAGGGCTCGGAGCGCATCCTGCTGCACTCCACCGCCAAAGGGGACTACATCCGCATCGGCGCGCACAACGACCCGGCCAGCTTCAGCGATGTGATGAGCGAGATGGCCAACGACGGCATCAACCTGACCACGCCCCAGTGGTTCAACGTGAAGGCCGAATTCGCCAACCAGATCGTCCTGGCGGACAATACCCAGACCACCCTGGGCGTCTATTCCTGCAACGCCATCGGCGCGAACATCACCTTCATCGTGGGCATGTCCATCACCACCAACTGCGCCGTACATACCGAATTTTCCCCCGTCTGGAAGGAGATGCGAGCCAGCGTGCAGGAGGCCGCCACCCAGAAGGACCAGATCTACGCCGACCTGCTCGTGACCGTGGGGCAGCATACGACCACCATCGGCCAGCATGACCAGACCATCGGGCAACATACTGTCACCATAGGTCAGCACGACAATACCATCGGCCAGCATACGGCCACCATTGGCCAGCATGACCAGACCATCGGACAGCACACCGTAACCATCGGACAACACGACCAGACCATCGGCCAACACACGCTCACTATCGGCCAACATGACCAGACCATCGGGCAACATACGCTCACCATTGGACAGCACGACCAGACCATCGGACAGCACACCGTAACCATCGGCGAACTGGAGCAGAACGCCGGGGAGATCACCAGCATGGCTGCGGATGTCTCCAACCTGTGGGGGGTGGTCAACGTCGTGGCTGGAGAGGTCGGCTTCGTCTGA
- a CDS encoding pentapeptide repeat-containing protein has product MTHQDILDAARDRRPVIGADLSGLDLASADLTGIRFERVSFKGATLAGAIIKDAGFKSCDFSGATLDGCDLTKMNLSKSVFAGASLKGVTTMMTLLSSSDFTGADLSGAKLYWSVVEKARFDGAKLTGATLEKLTLRNSSFAKVDLAGAVFVKALLTGCDLKGVAFKDVRFDKALLTGCDLSGQDFSGLTLNQVNFSNSNMAGAKFVKARLGYCHFGKANLEGADFTGADGSKSLYLGANLKTAKLNGGTFVNSSFSEANLAAADLTGATLFKCGFSKAVCRGAKFIGCDLRHADFSRTDCTAADFTRAVMTMANLHMMIDEHAVYDMTERALTRPTNKDMAEAEAFTPVQA; this is encoded by the coding sequence ATGACCCACCAGGACATACTGGACGCCGCCCGCGACCGCCGCCCCGTCATCGGCGCGGACCTCTCGGGGCTGGACCTCGCCAGCGCGGACCTCACCGGCATCCGCTTCGAGCGCGTCAGCTTCAAGGGGGCCACTCTGGCCGGGGCCATCATCAAGGACGCCGGGTTCAAAAGCTGTGACTTCTCCGGCGCGACCCTCGACGGCTGCGACCTGACCAAGATGAACCTCTCCAAGTCCGTGTTCGCCGGGGCCAGCCTCAAGGGCGTCACCACCATGATGACGCTGCTCTCCAGTTCCGACTTCACCGGAGCCGACCTCAGCGGCGCGAAGCTCTACTGGTCCGTGGTGGAGAAGGCCAGATTCGACGGCGCGAAGCTCACCGGGGCAACGCTCGAAAAGCTCACCCTGCGCAACTCCAGCTTCGCCAAGGTGGACTTGGCCGGAGCCGTGTTCGTCAAGGCCCTGCTCACCGGCTGCGACCTGAAAGGCGTGGCCTTCAAGGACGTGCGCTTCGACAAGGCGCTGCTCACCGGCTGCGACCTGTCCGGCCAGGATTTCTCGGGGCTTACGCTCAATCAGGTGAATTTTTCGAACTCCAACATGGCCGGGGCGAAGTTCGTCAAGGCGCGGCTTGGCTACTGCCACTTCGGCAAGGCCAATCTGGAGGGCGCGGACTTCACCGGGGCGGACGGCTCCAAGTCGCTCTATCTGGGGGCCAACCTGAAGACCGCCAAGCTTAACGGGGGCACGTTCGTGAACTCGTCCTTCAGCGAGGCGAACCTTGCGGCGGCGGACCTCACGGGCGCGACGCTCTTCAAGTGCGGCTTTTCCAAGGCCGTGTGCCGGGGCGCGAAGTTCATCGGGTGCGACCTGCGCCACGCGGATTTTTCACGCACGGACTGCACGGCTGCGGACTTCACCCGCGCCGTGATGACCATGGCCAACCTGCACATGATGATTGACGAGCACGCCGTGTACGACATGACAGAGCGCGCGCTGACGCGCCCCACCAACAAAGACATGGCCGAGGCGGAAGCCTTCACACCGGTCCAGGCATAG
- a CDS encoding DUF3540 domain-containing protein: protein MPMTSPSPTAAPSPSLEYGRVLEAAPGAFHVETSFGTIRAVRAVSCLVEPGPGDKVLLSVDMTGGAYVLSVLESASALTLAVDGDARFCVRGGSLTLAADKDLALACPGEMAASAGQLRLHAGRGEAVIERVSLVGRALKTQFKRVSSVAKSVDQMFRSFTMRAQESTRFVKEHDEVQAGSQRVLVEDLCALHARNHSMIAEEHVVINADQIHMG, encoded by the coding sequence ATGCCCATGACCAGCCCCTCCCCGACAGCAGCCCCCTCCCCCAGCCTGGAATACGGGCGCGTACTTGAAGCCGCGCCGGGCGCCTTCCACGTGGAGACCTCCTTCGGCACGATCCGGGCCGTTCGTGCCGTAAGCTGCCTGGTTGAGCCGGGTCCCGGCGACAAGGTGCTCCTGTCCGTGGACATGACGGGAGGCGCGTACGTGCTCTCGGTGCTGGAGAGCGCCTCGGCCCTGACCCTGGCCGTGGACGGCGACGCCCGCTTCTGCGTGCGCGGCGGCAGCCTGACCCTGGCCGCCGACAAGGACCTGGCCCTGGCCTGCCCCGGCGAGATGGCCGCGTCCGCCGGGCAGTTGCGACTGCACGCGGGACGCGGCGAAGCCGTGATCGAGCGCGTGAGCCTTGTGGGGCGCGCCCTGAAGACGCAGTTCAAGCGCGTTTCCAGCGTGGCCAAAAGCGTGGATCAGATGTTTCGGAGCTTCACCATGCGCGCCCAGGAATCCACCCGCTTCGTGAAGGAGCACGACGAGGTGCAGGCCGGATCGCAGCGGGTGCTGGTGGAGGACCTCTGCGCCCTGCACGCCAGGAACCACTCCATGATCGCCGAGGAGCACGTGGTCATAAACGCCGACCAGATCCACATGGGCTAA
- a CDS encoding DUF2169 family type VI secretion system accessory protein: MKILKEQHHSPMFLPTAIMGRMRLVCTVMVYFDLDDPESPLPDKDMWPQVMKLLPQPPVLDPGLAKPRAEVLLAGKCFAPDGPGPTSRQAAQVSLTVGGKQKTLNVFGDRRWTMAGGTAVGISDPAPFTEMPLTWERAFGGATDARNPKGRGLPAKPGEAPELLPNVEYPGQLISSPKDAPEPASFLPRDVMHPERQKIAGTYDEAWKTQRWPYYPDDLDPDFFLNGPQDQWAKDFFKGGEAIEIVNMHPKRQVIASRLPQFAVRLFLTRKKAPKAPPEEDTFEEVTLRRDTLWLFPEVGKGVIVFRGAFATERDDMADLRYAYMATEAMGETPKDISWHLEAQNRRVAAMKPVKPVIPDVNQKVNRELLKFNRVIKDIAQTKAQAMGLTPVMPREPAEIGAMGQQAIASGFATLDKMEAMARQFRDKFGWRAALDPASFASKRDKLAQTSQKIDQATAKAAQTKTQLTAMKADMIKDASARLKAAATPEQLGKAGIDPDNPLPEPGSGLGPWHDRGFDFVVHSRRNFENDPALMARMHSMGFKNRTLNASWCGYNPEPKVENALDWGLPAGGFTLPRGLVLPRFEGRKLTRILIAPDWPQTPQMTESGEASFLVPGSATASLWLAAPDEKAPIVVTGLEMEARLMEQEVGDVCHILALPSVDAPPPPDAAKALKTAPAVLVLAPAGKQASLNPAAPYLKLSDKAQWLTLPKGANGLLARLEQVDLRELVFDALPPASIGMPEDEPEPAFGPAPPKKRPAMPDIAGLVQAAIGEIRAFHEARFEPLKATMKDLEAQAREAMAKHGQDYDRIMADAKAAPRTPFDQLGDTISSDILAKRDQLKAMGALPPDKEADMVKAAAQAKSLGADSEARWQDGQKQLAEAAKKIEAAKAAPGGIPEDMKAQFKAAGMDIEAMVPRTRQEVIDMHAAGRSLSQAVLGGVDLSGLDLSGADFTGCRLAGTKFMGARLDGSLFAKSMAQGADFSGASLQGARFDQAMLIKTSFKKAGLQNADMRQASMKQADMEGADLSGANLLMASFNKANLSKAVFSGATLKLTAIQECLMAGAVLRETSMERVLIRKCDLSGADFSGALLASTQLQECTGSGVSFAKATFKKGALADCALPGCDFTGVRAQTLCVRGCDLSGSDFRKSAFSGCRIEGSSLTRANLRGVSARGTSFPGSDLEGADLNGADLLLGSLSKTRIVSADLRGANCFGVDFHKAVVGQTRFDGANLKLTALHQRADLLE, translated from the coding sequence ATGAAAATTCTCAAAGAGCAGCACCACAGCCCCATGTTCCTGCCCACGGCCATCATGGGCCGGATGCGCCTGGTGTGCACCGTCATGGTCTATTTCGACCTGGACGACCCGGAGTCGCCCCTGCCGGACAAGGACATGTGGCCCCAGGTGATGAAGCTCCTGCCGCAGCCGCCGGTGCTCGATCCGGGCCTGGCCAAGCCACGCGCCGAGGTGCTGCTGGCCGGAAAGTGCTTCGCCCCGGACGGCCCAGGTCCCACGTCGCGGCAGGCCGCCCAGGTGAGCCTGACCGTGGGCGGCAAACAGAAGACCCTGAACGTCTTCGGCGACCGGCGCTGGACCATGGCCGGGGGAACCGCCGTGGGCATAAGCGACCCCGCGCCCTTCACGGAGATGCCCCTGACCTGGGAGCGGGCCTTCGGCGGCGCAACGGACGCGCGAAACCCCAAAGGCCGGGGCCTGCCCGCCAAGCCCGGAGAGGCCCCGGAACTGCTGCCCAACGTGGAATATCCGGGCCAGCTGATCAGCTCCCCGAAGGACGCGCCCGAACCGGCGTCGTTCCTGCCCCGCGACGTCATGCACCCTGAGCGCCAGAAAATTGCCGGGACCTACGACGAAGCCTGGAAAACCCAGCGCTGGCCCTACTACCCCGACGATCTGGACCCGGATTTCTTCCTGAACGGCCCGCAGGACCAGTGGGCCAAGGATTTCTTCAAGGGCGGCGAAGCCATTGAGATCGTCAACATGCACCCCAAGCGGCAGGTGATCGCCTCGCGCCTGCCGCAGTTCGCGGTTCGCCTGTTTTTGACCCGCAAGAAGGCCCCCAAAGCCCCGCCCGAAGAGGACACCTTCGAGGAGGTGACGCTTCGCCGCGACACCCTGTGGCTGTTCCCCGAGGTCGGCAAGGGCGTCATTGTCTTCCGGGGAGCCTTCGCCACCGAGCGCGACGACATGGCCGACCTGCGCTACGCCTACATGGCCACCGAGGCCATGGGCGAGACGCCCAAGGACATCTCCTGGCACCTGGAAGCCCAGAACAGGCGCGTGGCCGCCATGAAGCCGGTCAAGCCCGTGATCCCGGACGTGAACCAGAAGGTGAACCGGGAGCTGCTCAAATTCAACCGCGTCATCAAGGACATCGCCCAGACCAAGGCCCAGGCCATGGGGCTGACGCCGGTCATGCCGCGCGAACCGGCTGAGATCGGGGCAATGGGCCAACAGGCCATCGCCTCCGGGTTCGCCACCCTGGACAAGATGGAGGCCATGGCACGCCAGTTCCGGGACAAGTTCGGCTGGCGCGCGGCCCTGGACCCGGCCTCGTTCGCGTCCAAGCGGGACAAGCTCGCCCAGACTTCCCAGAAGATCGACCAGGCCACGGCCAAGGCCGCCCAGACCAAGACCCAGCTCACGGCCATGAAAGCGGACATGATAAAAGACGCAAGCGCGCGCCTGAAGGCGGCCGCCACGCCGGAGCAGCTGGGCAAGGCGGGCATAGACCCGGACAACCCGCTGCCCGAGCCGGGCTCCGGCCTTGGCCCCTGGCACGACCGGGGCTTTGATTTCGTCGTTCACAGCCGCCGAAATTTCGAGAACGACCCGGCGCTCATGGCCCGCATGCACTCCATGGGGTTCAAGAACCGGACGCTGAACGCATCCTGGTGCGGCTACAACCCGGAGCCGAAAGTGGAGAACGCCCTGGACTGGGGGTTGCCCGCAGGCGGGTTCACCCTGCCCAGGGGGCTGGTGCTGCCCCGCTTCGAGGGCAGGAAGCTCACACGCATCCTGATTGCGCCGGATTGGCCGCAGACGCCGCAGATGACGGAATCCGGGGAAGCATCCTTCCTGGTTCCCGGCTCCGCCACGGCTTCGCTGTGGCTGGCTGCGCCGGACGAGAAAGCCCCCATCGTCGTGACGGGCCTGGAGATGGAAGCCCGGCTCATGGAGCAGGAGGTGGGCGACGTGTGCCACATCCTGGCCCTGCCAAGCGTGGACGCTCCCCCGCCGCCGGACGCGGCCAAGGCCCTCAAAACCGCGCCCGCCGTGCTGGTGCTCGCGCCAGCCGGGAAGCAGGCGAGCCTGAACCCGGCAGCGCCGTACCTGAAACTCTCCGACAAGGCCCAGTGGCTCACGCTGCCCAAGGGGGCCAACGGCCTGTTGGCCAGACTGGAGCAGGTGGACCTGCGCGAACTCGTCTTCGACGCCCTGCCGCCAGCCTCAATCGGCATGCCGGAAGACGAGCCCGAACCAGCCTTCGGTCCGGCCCCGCCCAAGAAGCGCCCGGCCATGCCGGACATCGCCGGGCTGGTGCAGGCCGCAATCGGCGAGATACGTGCCTTCCACGAGGCCAGGTTCGAGCCCCTCAAGGCCACCATGAAGGACCTGGAAGCCCAGGCGCGCGAGGCCATGGCCAAGCACGGCCAGGACTACGACCGGATAATGGCCGACGCCAAGGCCGCGCCGCGCACCCCCTTCGACCAGTTGGGCGACACGATCTCCTCCGACATCCTGGCCAAGCGCGACCAGCTCAAGGCCATGGGCGCGCTGCCGCCGGACAAGGAAGCGGACATGGTCAAGGCTGCGGCCCAGGCCAAGTCCCTGGGGGCCGACTCCGAGGCCCGCTGGCAGGACGGACAGAAGCAGCTGGCCGAGGCCGCCAAGAAGATCGAGGCGGCCAAGGCCGCTCCGGGTGGTATTCCAGAAGACATGAAGGCCCAATTCAAGGCTGCGGGCATGGACATCGAGGCCATGGTGCCGCGCACGCGCCAGGAAGTCATCGACATGCACGCTGCTGGCAGGAGCCTGTCCCAGGCCGTGCTGGGAGGCGTGGACCTCTCCGGGCTCGATCTCTCCGGCGCGGACTTCACGGGCTGCCGTCTGGCCGGGACCAAGTTCATGGGCGCGCGCCTGGACGGCAGCCTGTTCGCCAAGTCCATGGCCCAGGGCGCGGATTTCAGCGGCGCGAGCCTCCAGGGCGCGCGCTTCGATCAGGCCATGCTCATCAAGACCAGCTTCAAGAAGGCCGGGCTGCAAAACGCGGACATGCGACAGGCCAGCATGAAGCAGGCGGACATGGAAGGCGCGGACCTCTCGGGCGCGAACCTGCTCATGGCCTCCTTCAACAAGGCCAATCTGTCCAAGGCCGTATTCTCCGGGGCCACGCTCAAGCTCACCGCCATCCAGGAGTGCCTGATGGCCGGGGCGGTGCTGCGCGAGACCTCCATGGAGCGGGTGCTCATCCGCAAGTGCGATCTGTCCGGCGCGGACTTCTCCGGCGCGCTGCTTGCCAGCACCCAGCTTCAGGAGTGCACCGGCTCAGGCGTCAGCTTCGCCAAGGCCACGTTCAAGAAGGGTGCCCTGGCCGACTGCGCCCTGCCCGGCTGCGACTTCACCGGAGTTCGCGCCCAGACCCTGTGCGTGCGCGGCTGCGACCTGTCCGGCTCGGATTTCCGCAAGAGCGCATTCTCAGGCTGCCGCATCGAGGGCTCGAGCCTCACGCGGGCCAACCTGCGCGGGGTCAGCGCGCGTGGCACGTCGTTTCCGGGCTCCGACCTGGAGGGTGCGGACTTGAATGGCGCGGACCTGCTGCTGGGCTCGCTCTCCAAGACGCGCATCGTGTCTGCGGATCTTCGCGGCGCGAACTGCTTCGGCGTGGATTTCCATAAGGCCGTGGTGGGGCAGACCCGCTTCGACGGCGCGAACCTCAAACTGACCGCCCTGCACCAGCGGGCCGATCTCCTGGAGTAG
- a CDS encoding type VI secretion system Vgr family protein, translated as MTDDSRQKFNFDIQGFDKNTFHVVRFTGEEGLSELYRFEIVLYAGDKDVDFEKALTNTATFSILRPQGNIPFHGILERFEQLSHSGPYSFYRAVLVPKAWWLTQTTHNQIFLNQNNQQFLTAVLKDGGLNPGIDFKITLQQNYPTWDYICQYGETHFEFASRWMERDGLYYYFEQGDSSEKLVITDTLTAHTPMPQGASFRYSPPSTMQAGHGEEVVTDFILTRRRLPQKVQLKDYNYETPSLEVQGEALVSQNGQGVRYLYGLHFKTASQGNALAKIRAQEYQCREQLFTGTSAIPFVRPGYTFSITDHYRDSYNQKYQTIACRHEGSQEGWLVSGLGLGADDAHKETLYYRNTFTAIPATAQFRAELATQRPRIAGTLNAKVDAAGSGQYAEVDSQGRYKVILPFDLSGRKDGHASAWVRMAQPYAGAGFGMHMPLHKGCEVILSFIEGDPDRPLIAAAIPNPETPSPVTDQTQTQSRITTSGGNLIHFEDKEGSQRILLSSPTQQAFVRIGSHNDPDDEEPPTWKFDSQTTSDSLANWEWAESPDGLKLFSAGPLTVKAQESFEVIIGNKNEIVGGIDTSTVLGAQIDTVIGGLVEYQFPSKLSFSSAEEHLKGEIEKVYATKSEVAAEKNAITLAYTKLVTDETKIVADKTALCATKVELNTAKQEVTAEVAQTYATKNEMAAQKDTIALDYTQAIANKTSTLASKEEVLAAKNEVAGSVELVRGEMNLQAGSIQRMAGDITNMAGDITALAGAVQYI; from the coding sequence ATGACCGATGACTCCCGCCAGAAATTCAACTTCGACATCCAGGGGTTCGACAAGAACACCTTCCACGTGGTGCGCTTCACCGGCGAAGAGGGCCTCTCGGAGCTGTACCGCTTCGAGATCGTGCTCTACGCTGGCGACAAGGATGTGGACTTCGAGAAGGCCCTGACCAACACGGCCACCTTCAGCATCCTGCGCCCGCAGGGGAACATCCCCTTCCACGGCATCCTGGAGCGCTTCGAGCAACTCTCGCACTCCGGGCCGTACTCGTTCTACCGGGCCGTGCTGGTGCCCAAGGCCTGGTGGCTCACCCAGACCACCCACAACCAGATTTTCCTGAACCAGAACAACCAGCAGTTCCTCACCGCCGTGCTCAAAGACGGCGGCCTGAACCCAGGCATCGACTTCAAGATCACCCTCCAGCAGAACTACCCCACCTGGGACTACATCTGCCAGTACGGCGAGACGCACTTCGAGTTCGCGTCGCGCTGGATGGAGCGAGACGGCCTGTATTACTATTTCGAGCAGGGCGACTCCAGCGAGAAGCTGGTGATCACCGACACCCTCACCGCCCACACGCCCATGCCCCAGGGCGCGAGCTTCCGCTACTCGCCTCCCTCCACCATGCAGGCCGGTCACGGCGAGGAGGTGGTCACGGACTTCATCCTCACCCGCAGGCGCCTTCCCCAGAAGGTGCAGCTGAAGGACTACAACTACGAGACCCCCTCCCTGGAGGTTCAGGGCGAGGCATTGGTCAGCCAGAACGGGCAGGGCGTGCGCTACCTCTACGGGCTGCACTTCAAGACGGCCAGCCAGGGCAACGCCCTGGCGAAAATCCGGGCCCAGGAATACCAGTGCCGCGAGCAGCTCTTCACCGGCACCTCGGCCATCCCTTTCGTGCGCCCCGGCTACACCTTCTCCATCACCGACCACTACCGCGACAGCTACAACCAGAAATACCAGACCATCGCCTGCCGTCACGAGGGCTCCCAGGAGGGCTGGCTGGTGTCGGGCCTCGGGCTTGGCGCCGACGACGCCCACAAGGAGACGCTGTATTACCGCAACACCTTCACGGCCATTCCGGCCACGGCGCAGTTCCGGGCGGAGCTCGCCACCCAGCGCCCCAGGATCGCCGGGACGCTGAACGCCAAGGTGGATGCGGCAGGCTCCGGCCAATACGCCGAGGTGGACTCCCAGGGGCGCTACAAGGTCATCCTGCCCTTCGACCTGTCCGGCCGCAAAGACGGCCACGCCTCGGCCTGGGTGCGCATGGCCCAGCCTTACGCCGGGGCGGGCTTCGGCATGCACATGCCCCTGCACAAGGGCTGCGAGGTAATTTTAAGCTTCATCGAAGGCGACCCGGACCGCCCCCTCATCGCGGCGGCCATCCCCAACCCTGAGACCCCGAGCCCGGTGACGGACCAGACCCAGACCCAGTCGCGCATCACCACGTCGGGGGGCAACCTCATCCACTTCGAGGACAAGGAAGGCAGCCAGCGCATCCTGCTCTCCAGCCCCACCCAGCAGGCCTTCGTGCGCATCGGCTCCCACAACGACCCCGACGACGAGGAGCCGCCCACCTGGAAGTTCGACTCCCAGACCACCAGCGACTCGCTGGCCAACTGGGAATGGGCCGAAAGCCCGGACGGCCTGAAACTCTTCAGCGCGGGGCCGCTCACGGTGAAGGCCCAGGAGAGCTTCGAGGTCATCATCGGCAACAAGAACGAGATCGTGGGCGGGATCGACACATCCACGGTCCTCGGGGCGCAGATCGACACGGTGATAGGCGGGCTGGTGGAGTACCAGTTCCCCAGCAAGCTGTCCTTCTCCAGCGCAGAGGAGCACCTGAAGGGCGAGATCGAGAAGGTTTACGCGACAAAATCCGAGGTCGCAGCGGAGAAGAACGCCATCACCCTGGCCTACACCAAGCTGGTGACGGACGAGACCAAGATCGTGGCCGACAAGACCGCCTTGTGCGCCACCAAGGTTGAGTTGAACACCGCCAAGCAGGAAGTGACCGCCGAAGTGGCCCAGACCTATGCCACCAAGAACGAGATGGCCGCCCAGAAAGACACCATCGCCTTGGACTACACCCAGGCCATCGCCAACAAAACGTCCACCCTGGCCTCCAAGGAGGAGGTGCTGGCCGCCAAGAACGAGGTGGCCGGGTCGGTTGAACTGGTGCGCGGCGAGATGAACCTCCAGGCAGGGTCCATCCAGCGCATGGCCGGCGACATCACCAACATGGCTGGAGACATCACCGCACTGGCCGGGGCCGTGCAGTACATCTAG
- a CDS encoding DUF4150 domain-containing protein, translating to MFALTLGAGVDFAFPDVCLTPIVVPVPIPYPNISESITTQPAADNITIDCMPVINLMSMGLVSEGDEPGVEMGVVSHMESGMTDYTLGCITIFMDAAPCQRLTSLTRQNCLVELPNAVGMTIAPSQVTVLTLG from the coding sequence ATGTTCGCACTGACGCTCGGAGCCGGAGTGGATTTCGCCTTCCCGGACGTGTGCCTGACGCCCATCGTGGTGCCGGTTCCCATCCCGTATCCCAACATCTCGGAGTCCATCACCACGCAGCCTGCGGCGGACAACATCACCATCGACTGCATGCCGGTGATCAACCTGATGTCCATGGGGCTGGTGAGCGAGGGGGACGAACCGGGCGTGGAGATGGGGGTGGTGTCGCACATGGAGTCGGGGATGACCGACTATACGCTGGGGTGCATTACGATTTTCATGGACGCCGCGCCCTGCCAGCGGCTGACCAGCCTGACGCGCCAGAATTGCCTCGTCGAACTGCCCAACGCCGTTGGGATGACTATTGCGCCGAGCCAGGTGACGGTGTTGACGCTGGGGTGA